The following are encoded together in the Candidatus Zixiibacteriota bacterium genome:
- the nadE gene encoding NAD(+) synthase, with protein MKFAKDLLRIDPAFEAGIVKEFMLAATKGIPKRDGIIVGVSGGIDSAVVISLAVAAVGKKNVMALILPEKESNPVSARYAKKMIDQLGVEHRTIELTNAVGAFEAYRNRDAVIKEIFPEYDETYKFNIYLPQNILDVDRYNFYTLRIDNGKGNHKEKRLTKKQFLAITSAANVKIRSRMIALYYWGEQNNYLVAGTTNKTELILGDYCKHGDGGTDVEGISHLYKLQIYQLGEYLNVPREIIERTPSPDTFSLPVSDQDFYFCLPFEILDPLLYTWEYKVDLKEVARELNLTEEQIKRVYKDFNSKNSSTEHIRQLPKALERDWSQYKK; from the coding sequence ATGAAATTCGCAAAGGATTTACTTCGCATTGACCCTGCCTTTGAGGCGGGGATTGTGAAAGAATTCATGCTCGCTGCAACCAAGGGGATCCCGAAACGTGATGGTATCATTGTCGGCGTCAGCGGCGGGATAGATTCGGCCGTGGTTATTTCTCTGGCGGTGGCTGCGGTCGGCAAGAAAAACGTTATGGCTCTCATCCTTCCCGAAAAGGAATCAAATCCGGTTTCCGCGCGATATGCGAAGAAAATGATTGACCAGCTTGGGGTCGAACACCGGACGATTGAGCTGACGAATGCTGTTGGCGCCTTTGAGGCTTATAGAAATCGGGATGCCGTAATAAAAGAGATTTTTCCCGAATATGATGAAACCTATAAGTTCAATATCTATCTGCCGCAGAATATCCTGGATGTTGATCGTTATAATTTCTATACACTGAGAATCGACAACGGCAAAGGCAACCACAAAGAGAAACGCCTTACCAAGAAACAATTCCTGGCCATTACCTCGGCCGCTAATGTCAAGATACGCTCTCGCATGATCGCCCTTTATTATTGGGGTGAACAGAATAATTATTTGGTGGCCGGGACTACCAATAAAACCGAATTAATTCTGGGGGACTATTGCAAACATGGGGACGGCGGCACCGATGTCGAGGGAATTTCACACCTGTATAAATTGCAGATTTATCAGTTGGGTGAATATTTGAATGTTCCCAGAGAAATAATTGAGCGGACGCCCTCGCCGGATACTTTCAGTCTTCCGGTCTCCGACCAGGATTTCTATTTCTGCCTTCCCTTTGAGATTCTTGATCCTCTTCTTTATACCTGGGAATACAAGGTGGATCTGAAAGAGGTCGCCCGCGAGCTGAATTTAACCGAAGAACAGATCAAGCGGGTCTATAAGGATTTCAACTCTAAGAATTCCTCTACCGAGCATATCCGTCAGCTGCCCAAAGCCCTTGAAAGGGACTGGAGCCAATATAAGAAATAG
- a CDS encoding Wzz/FepE/Etk N-terminal domain-containing protein: protein METERHKRTIELADIMTAAWKRKWLIVIPLILVTALTYAGSYLITPEYESSVIIWLGNPVRLSDQLRRMVGDAGNVLGEERHRSEELRSLQNEVVSSPYIKQLVDNLKLDQDSELDRKVQKTRASRPDLPADQIKFEILLSELRDDISVNFAGWEQVRISVRSRYSTRARDMAQNLGEILMAEKMKQEIGSVRMSQDFTYEQLAKYEKDLQDKIDEKTRFERGYLGIQSNNMVVSDSNQKAVNAEIESIRSDIEDKKREERTLLGKLTAVPMDKLVVTESAESKRLNDDIQNLLGSIANLLPKYRWNDPEILNFKTRLYEMLGDLETENKRLVEQQFSNYDRPTRTLIAQLINIRSDLDIAYAKSNSLKLALSGLAERISSVPEYQAKLDQLNREINAARDLRDRFKEQQEGSQISQALLRESRFQVIEPAKVPLVPFKPNRPKLLMMGIALGLMLGAGAALIAELTDNTLKKIEEIEDFTGYPVLGIIPEISVLKKLPKR, encoded by the coding sequence ATGGAAACAGAAAGACACAAGAGGACCATCGAGCTGGCCGACATAATGACGGCCGCCTGGAAACGGAAATGGCTTATTGTTATTCCGTTGATTCTCGTCACCGCCCTGACTTACGCCGGCTCCTATCTGATTACTCCGGAATATGAATCATCGGTTATTATCTGGCTGGGAAATCCGGTCCGGCTTTCCGACCAACTGCGTCGCATGGTAGGAGATGCCGGCAACGTTTTGGGAGAGGAGAGACATCGCAGTGAGGAGCTGCGCAGCCTCCAGAACGAGGTTGTCTCGTCGCCATATATTAAGCAGCTTGTCGACAACCTTAAATTGGATCAAGACTCCGAGCTCGATCGAAAGGTCCAGAAAACGCGTGCCTCACGACCCGACCTGCCGGCGGATCAAATCAAATTTGAAATACTTCTGAGTGAATTGCGGGATGATATCAGCGTGAATTTCGCCGGCTGGGAACAGGTCCGCATTTCGGTGCGCTCCCGCTATTCCACCCGGGCCAGGGATATGGCTCAGAATCTGGGGGAGATTCTGATGGCGGAAAAAATGAAACAGGAAATAGGCTCGGTCAGAATGTCCCAGGACTTCACCTACGAACAATTGGCCAAATACGAGAAGGACTTGCAGGATAAGATTGACGAAAAGACCCGCTTTGAAAGAGGTTATTTGGGGATTCAATCGAATAATATGGTCGTTTCCGATTCCAATCAAAAAGCCGTCAATGCGGAAATCGAAAGCATAAGAAGCGATATCGAAGATAAGAAGCGTGAGGAGCGGACTCTTCTGGGAAAGCTCACCGCCGTCCCCATGGACAAATTGGTCGTCACCGAGTCCGCCGAATCGAAGCGGCTGAATGATGATATTCAGAATCTGCTGGGCTCGATCGCCAATCTTCTTCCCAAGTACCGTTGGAATGATCCGGAGATACTCAATTTTAAAACGCGTTTGTATGAGATGTTAGGTGATCTCGAAACCGAAAACAAACGCCTGGTGGAGCAGCAATTCAGCAATTATGATAGACCGACTCGTACTCTTATCGCTCAATTGATTAACATACGCAGCGATCTGGATATTGCTTATGCCAAATCCAACAGCCTCAAATTGGCCCTGTCCGGGTTGGCCGAAAGAATAAGTTCTGTCCCTGAATATCAGGCCAAACTGGATCAGTTGAATAGAGAAATTAATGCCGCCAGGGACCTGCGCGACAGATTCAAAGAGCAGCAGGAAGGTTCTCAGATTTCCCAGGCGCTCCTGCGCGAATCACGCTTTCAGGTGATTGAGCCGGCCAAGGTCCCGCTCGTGCCGTTCAAGCCAAACAGACCGAAACTCCTGATGATGGGTATCGCTCTCGGATTAATGCTCGGCGCCGGGGCCGCCCTGATTGCCGAATTGACCGATAATACCCTCAAGAAAATTGAGGAAATCGAGGATTTTACGGGATACCCTGTTCTTGGGATTATCCCCGAAATATCTGTCCTCAAAAAACTCCCCAAACGCTAA